A portion of the Oscillospiraceae bacterium genome contains these proteins:
- a CDS encoding peptidase has translation MKQNKNNRFAALLLALCMAVCCALPALAAPAASANIDLSRTGSMDVTLYDHQNDVPLRGGALTVYKVADVARTNGDLHFVYTADFTGCGIALGDLTDSTLASRLEAKLPARAAGTTHKISEQGIVSFDALPLGLYLVVQTENSKGYEAINSFLVSLPMADESGWRYTVDATPKVGAPTQEVTPPEPETPSTPSEPGKPSEPEKPSEPDKPTQPGTPDEPDNPDMPVDPNDPNRPVSPGTPDNPVNPGNPDNPVAPGTPDNPVAPGRPDGNALPQSGQLNWPIPFMACSGVLLFAVGWVLDRKETLA, from the coding sequence ATGAAACAAAACAAAAACAACCGGTTTGCCGCTCTTCTGCTGGCACTGTGCATGGCCGTGTGCTGTGCACTGCCCGCGCTGGCAGCCCCCGCGGCCAGCGCCAACATCGACCTGAGCCGCACCGGCAGCATGGACGTGACCCTGTACGACCACCAGAACGACGTCCCCCTGCGGGGCGGCGCACTCACCGTGTACAAGGTGGCGGACGTGGCCCGCACCAACGGCGACCTGCACTTTGTGTACACCGCCGACTTTACGGGCTGCGGCATCGCGCTGGGCGACCTGACGGACAGCACGCTGGCTTCCAGGCTGGAAGCCAAGCTGCCCGCCCGCGCCGCCGGCACCACCCATAAGATCAGCGAGCAGGGCATCGTCTCCTTTGACGCGCTGCCGCTGGGCCTGTACCTCGTGGTGCAGACCGAGAACTCCAAGGGCTACGAGGCCATCAATTCCTTCCTGGTGTCGCTGCCCATGGCGGACGAAAGCGGCTGGCGCTACACCGTGGACGCCACCCCCAAGGTGGGCGCGCCCACGCAGGAGGTGACCCCGCCCGAACCGGAAACTCCCAGCACGCCTTCGGAACCGGGCAAACCGTCCGAGCCGGAGAAGCCCTCGGAGCCGGACAAGCCCACCCAGCCCGGCACCCCGGATGAGCCGGACAACCCGGACATGCCGGTCGATCCCAACGACCCCAACCGCCCGGTGTCGCCCGGTACGCCGGATAACCCGGTGAACCCCGGCAACCCGGACAACCCCGTGGCTCCCGGCACGCCGGATAACCCGGTGGCGCCGGGCCGCCCGGACGGCAATGCACTGCCCCAGAGCGGCCAGCTGAACTGGCCCATCCCGTTCATGGCCTGCAGCGGCGTGCTGCTGTTTGCCGTCGGCTGGGTGCTGGACCGGAAGGAGACGCTGGCATGA
- the pcp gene encoding pyroglutamyl-peptidase I, protein MKILLTGFDPFGGEAVNPAFEAVKLLPDTIAGAEIVKQEVPTEFIRAGEVLEAAIQANQPDVVICIGQAGGRSAITPEKVAINLMDGRIADNAGYQPIDVTIQEDGETAYFTSLPVKAMVQSIKDAGIPSALSYTAGSYVCNYLMYTLLYLIDKKYPNIRGGFIHVPYAMEQVVNKPLGTPSMDLHQIARGLEKAVEAVVKNDADLAVDMGTTH, encoded by the coding sequence ATGAAAATTCTGCTCACTGGTTTCGACCCCTTTGGCGGCGAGGCCGTCAACCCCGCTTTTGAGGCGGTGAAGCTGTTGCCCGACACCATCGCCGGTGCCGAGATCGTCAAGCAGGAAGTGCCCACCGAGTTCATCCGTGCCGGTGAGGTACTGGAAGCTGCCATTCAGGCAAACCAGCCCGATGTGGTCATCTGCATCGGTCAGGCCGGCGGCCGCTCCGCCATCACCCCGGAAAAGGTGGCCATCAACCTGATGGACGGCCGCATCGCCGACAACGCCGGTTATCAGCCCATCGACGTGACCATCCAGGAGGACGGCGAGACCGCCTACTTCACTTCCCTGCCCGTGAAGGCCATGGTGCAGAGCATCAAGGACGCAGGCATCCCCTCCGCCCTGTCCTACACTGCAGGCTCCTATGTGTGCAACTACCTGATGTACACCCTGCTGTACCTCATCGACAAGAAGTACCCCAACATCCGGGGCGGCTTCATCCATGTGCCTTACGCCATGGAGCAGGTGGTCAACAAGCCCCTGGGCACCCCCAGCATGGACCTGCACCAGATCGCCCGCGGCCTGGAGAAGGCCGTGGAGGCCGTTGTGAAGAACGACGCCGACCTGGCTGTGGACATGGGCACCACCCACTGA
- a CDS encoding sortase: protein MNTKQKIGRACMIVGILLILGALALLGYNQWDANRADKASQDALGKLEETLTETMEDKTKDEEPVVQPELDPEQEMTVTDIDGWGYIGYLSIPSIGLELPVMSEWSYAGLKVAPGRYSGSTYADNMVVCAHNYAKHFSPIKWLALGSEVYFTDMDGQRWSYEVTNVETIQPTDIDKMITATDEDAWDLTLFTCTTGGRARCAVRCTRTGYPVLETSAAGRITE, encoded by the coding sequence ATGAACACAAAGCAGAAGATCGGCCGCGCCTGCATGATCGTGGGCATCCTGCTCATTCTGGGCGCGCTGGCCCTGCTGGGCTATAACCAGTGGGACGCCAACCGCGCCGACAAGGCTTCGCAGGACGCCCTGGGCAAGCTGGAAGAGACCCTGACCGAGACCATGGAGGACAAGACGAAGGACGAAGAGCCGGTGGTCCAGCCGGAGCTGGACCCGGAGCAGGAGATGACCGTCACCGACATCGACGGCTGGGGCTACATCGGCTACCTGTCCATCCCGTCCATCGGGCTGGAACTGCCCGTGATGAGCGAGTGGAGCTACGCGGGCCTCAAGGTGGCCCCGGGCCGCTACTCCGGCTCCACCTACGCCGACAACATGGTGGTCTGCGCCCACAACTACGCCAAGCATTTCAGCCCCATCAAGTGGCTGGCCCTGGGCAGCGAGGTGTACTTTACCGACATGGACGGCCAGCGTTGGAGCTATGAGGTGACCAACGTGGAGACCATCCAGCCCACCGACATCGACAAGATGATCACGGCCACGGACGAGGACGCCTGGGACCTGACCCTGTTCACCTGCACCACCGGCGGCCGTGCCCGCTGCGCCGTGCGCTGCACCCGCACCGGTTACCCGGTCTTGGAGACCAGCGCGGCAGGGCGGATCACGGAGTAA
- a CDS encoding Na/Pi symporter, whose amino-acid sequence MEQRLWMILQLFGGAALFLYSMDTLTDALQQAAGDTLRQALARLTAHPLAGVLTGAAVTAVVQSSSAVTVLVLGLVGAGLLTLQRAVPVVFGANIGTTVTAQLLAFRLEDARYLLLVAGLLLWFAGRGRLHAAGQALFAFGLLFEGIAVMAEAMEPLAAGPVFRQWMAQVRHRPGLGLLAGLGMTLVVQSSSATIAVLQQAAARPGPDGGCLLGLAGAIPVLLGDNIGTTVTAVLASVGQSRDAKRLAAAHALFNLSGAAVCWLLLPQFTALVRLVSPHGPESAVLARQIANAHTLFNLGCTVLWLPLTPCMVRIVCILLPEKHAPELK is encoded by the coding sequence ATGGAACAGCGTTTGTGGATGATCCTGCAATTGTTCGGCGGGGCGGCACTTTTCTTATACAGTATGGACACCCTCACGGACGCTTTGCAGCAGGCGGCGGGGGACACCCTGCGGCAGGCCCTTGCCCGGCTCACAGCCCACCCGCTGGCCGGGGTGCTCACGGGGGCGGCGGTCACGGCGGTGGTGCAGAGCAGCTCGGCGGTCACGGTGCTGGTGCTGGGCCTTGTGGGGGCCGGGCTGCTGACCCTGCAGCGGGCCGTGCCGGTGGTGTTCGGGGCCAACATCGGCACCACGGTCACCGCGCAATTGCTGGCCTTCCGGCTGGAGGATGCCCGGTATCTGCTGCTGGTGGCGGGGCTGCTGCTCTGGTTCGCGGGGCGCGGGCGTCTGCACGCAGCCGGGCAGGCGCTGTTTGCGTTCGGCCTGCTGTTTGAGGGCATCGCGGTCATGGCCGAGGCCATGGAGCCGTTGGCAGCGGGGCCGGTGTTCCGGCAGTGGATGGCCCAGGTGCGGCACCGCCCCGGCCTGGGCCTGCTGGCAGGGCTGGGCATGACCCTTGTGGTGCAGAGCAGCTCCGCCACCATTGCGGTGCTGCAGCAGGCGGCCGCCCGCCCCGGGCCGGACGGCGGGTGCCTGCTGGGCCTTGCGGGAGCCATCCCGGTGCTGTTGGGGGACAACATCGGCACCACCGTCACGGCGGTGCTGGCATCGGTGGGGCAGAGCCGGGACGCCAAACGTCTGGCGGCGGCCCACGCCCTGTTCAACCTGTCCGGGGCGGCGGTGTGCTGGCTGCTGCTGCCCCAGTTCACCGCGCTGGTGCGGCTGGTCTCGCCCCACGGGCCGGAGAGCGCCGTGCTGGCCCGGCAGATCGCCAACGCCCACACCCTGTTCAATCTGGGCTGCACGGTGCTGTGGCTGCCCCTGACCCCTTGCATGGTGCGCATCGTGTGCATTCTATTGCCGGAGAAGCACGCCCCTGAGTTGAAATGA
- a CDS encoding SpaA isopeptide-forming pilin-related protein has product MKDIINGLTERFRRQHVQARRYVAMMLVLALLTTLFVNWQLHGVGISMTADYHCGYEEHQHTAACYEKVLTCGYEEGEPETPVTSSDSSADPVSAYSAAEPEEPEEPVQTEPETIWVPHEHTDACYEEHRVLTCYQEEHEHTDDCFDEYGALICGEFEHIHDDSCYTTEYELVCGLDEGELVEEPNPAYQEMPASRPVVDLPPEPAETTPDEPVLHHHTDACYTEELVCTIPEHHHTVECLADTQADVETAEEWQAAANVALNGNWAEDLLTVAKSQLDYQQSDKNFKLDVEDQQVLRGYSRYGAWYGNPYGAWDVMFLSYCLHFAGVPQTVVPQRAGVMALHSDLRGSQWLTDADGSAARPGDIVIYNTLTTEQVAVDESSYGIALLDLDEDPDTAAQLTASEPQVDTRTVTTETVGVVSAVDPDVGTLTVISGNVDGKVAEVPAAMSDVTSVISVTGAYAAETTAVAPEDPAGSQEELDGSYALLEDEDGFGATVDWVGDADPYGIALLAAGDPYDLNTWITAVNYEMTTDGKTWTPIGTGSVKVDSGTHVRVNLKYTVNAGVLTPTNNTLTYQLPEGLPMPDVTTGNIVDESDKDEAGNAKVVGSFTVDTNGTVTLTFTDRRFIGTDDKGGLTFIGTFKAAVTASADSFDENKKIEFKDGCTLTIEPKKADIKISKGSGSPLITNRKDGTFVNNYKVTVETTNGTKDPVILTDTLNTNRNGENRSDYLKGGKYLVDSFKLYKVDASGTKTEIDVPKHELKTDGNGNPQVVLAPLPALEAGEKYIWNYDVQRNYADFDEMPGGVAIINNTAKAEAGLNVKYGADAWYTCKTQRIEKKGQYDPKTGHIQWTITVKVPHSFLGSYLLQGCKITDDLPDSVKIVGDVKVGNDTISAENFLQNGYTIPADFTGTELTITFETTTPIGGGSVTNTAQILTKSEHIFEDSATVNIGQGAWTLSKELSSSSKGLAKWDISAANAAGESSFTLVETLQDAVNESGQTQLNTHYAYAAELEKALENGLTLTLHDGGTMNYADAKAAGVIAVTYYSGADGTGSTVTANDPSTWVRSFTIQINKADDNPVRRVEVKDLPTHEDQSNVPTGEKWTYKNRVSVQGSSQSATAEDTYHSYKSFEKRVSANSDQDESGYQSGDQTYQYSKLDGKNLHYQLVVQTAAEDDADIIITDTLPENTEFKTDWVTIGMDEGAPDKADKLEGANATVAYEEATRKLTITIRDYNLSKNKQHKFRILYKVSVDDDPRWKNPSVGQVIYTNTAQWGELTETLHTTVEKTVDPLKKTGQLVDGKTDRIEYQVVVNPARKDLSVEANKAPTIELWDDVKAQNGAIVRGDPESVKLYYFQYDEATNTVTRGKEVPRSLYQVLPADDEGWLHMVIPNQTAMILVYQCDVKQGSAAEDYNVDNTVKLGNGDSTESDSIKFTYASAATASTGQFLLHKVDDYSGVALQGAEFTIWQYDLQIKDWQPWSGGVNGVITTDEKGQVSLTVLENGGPQTLKPDVLYKIVETKAPQNYQGDDTPHYVLFHKSSETPQTAFDTATGKETVIDEGKPILFTDVQVGNAAQTTTARYTNRYSNLTVSKLWLDADTRQPVEPAVNSIRIKVWQYTDNAEKKTLFAEADLTADNDWTWSESGDKLPLTDKESGKAYHYLVEETTTGNWNVYISNNGVQTGNITVQNYVYTGYELPSTGGMGTAPFGVLGGALAAAAALLLARKRKQNKEE; this is encoded by the coding sequence ATGAAGGATATCATCAACGGGTTGACCGAGCGGTTCCGCAGGCAGCATGTACAGGCCCGGCGCTATGTGGCCATGATGCTGGTGCTGGCCCTGCTCACCACCCTGTTCGTCAACTGGCAGCTCCATGGGGTGGGCATCTCCATGACTGCCGACTACCACTGCGGCTACGAGGAGCACCAGCACACGGCGGCCTGCTACGAAAAAGTGCTCACCTGCGGTTACGAGGAGGGCGAGCCGGAAACGCCCGTCACCTCTTCGGACAGCAGCGCCGATCCGGTGTCCGCCTACAGCGCGGCCGAGCCGGAAGAGCCGGAAGAGCCGGTGCAGACCGAGCCGGAGACCATCTGGGTGCCCCATGAGCACACCGATGCCTGCTATGAGGAGCACCGGGTGCTGACCTGCTATCAGGAAGAGCACGAGCACACCGACGACTGCTTTGACGAGTACGGTGCGCTCATCTGCGGCGAGTTCGAGCATATCCACGACGACAGCTGCTACACCACCGAGTATGAGCTGGTGTGCGGCCTGGACGAGGGCGAACTGGTGGAGGAGCCCAACCCCGCCTATCAGGAAATGCCTGCCAGCCGCCCCGTGGTGGACCTGCCCCCTGAGCCGGCCGAGACCACCCCGGACGAGCCGGTGCTGCATCATCACACCGACGCCTGCTACACCGAGGAGCTGGTGTGCACCATCCCGGAGCACCACCACACCGTGGAGTGTCTGGCCGATACCCAGGCCGACGTGGAGACTGCCGAGGAATGGCAGGCCGCGGCCAACGTGGCCCTGAACGGCAACTGGGCCGAGGACCTGCTCACCGTGGCAAAGTCCCAGCTGGACTACCAGCAGAGCGACAAGAACTTCAAGCTGGATGTGGAGGACCAGCAGGTGCTGCGCGGCTACTCCCGCTATGGTGCCTGGTACGGCAACCCCTACGGCGCCTGGGACGTGATGTTCCTGTCCTACTGCCTGCACTTTGCGGGTGTGCCCCAGACGGTGGTGCCCCAGCGTGCGGGCGTGATGGCCCTGCACAGTGACCTGCGCGGCTCCCAGTGGCTCACCGACGCCGACGGCTCCGCCGCAAGGCCCGGCGATATCGTCATCTACAACACCCTCACCACCGAGCAGGTGGCCGTGGACGAGAGCTCCTATGGCATCGCCCTGCTGGACCTGGACGAGGACCCCGACACCGCCGCCCAGCTCACGGCTTCCGAGCCGCAGGTGGACACCCGCACCGTGACCACCGAGACGGTGGGCGTCGTGTCCGCCGTGGACCCCGACGTCGGGACCCTGACCGTGATCTCCGGCAACGTGGACGGCAAGGTAGCCGAGGTGCCCGCTGCCATGTCCGACGTGACCAGTGTCATCTCGGTGACCGGTGCCTATGCCGCCGAGACCACCGCTGTGGCCCCGGAGGACCCGGCAGGCTCCCAGGAGGAGCTGGACGGCAGCTATGCGCTGCTGGAAGATGAGGATGGCTTTGGTGCTACCGTGGACTGGGTGGGTGACGCCGACCCCTACGGGATCGCCCTGCTGGCTGCCGGGGACCCCTACGACCTGAACACCTGGATCACGGCTGTCAATTATGAAATGACGACCGACGGAAAAACATGGACGCCTATCGGCACGGGCAGTGTGAAGGTGGACAGCGGCACCCACGTCCGCGTTAACCTGAAGTATACCGTGAATGCCGGTGTGCTGACGCCCACCAACAATACCCTGACCTACCAGCTGCCCGAAGGCCTGCCCATGCCGGATGTGACGACGGGCAACATCGTGGATGAGTCCGACAAGGACGAGGCCGGCAATGCAAAGGTCGTGGGCAGCTTCACCGTTGACACCAACGGCACAGTGACCCTGACCTTTACGGACAGAAGGTTCATCGGTACCGACGACAAGGGCGGCCTGACATTCATCGGTACCTTCAAGGCCGCCGTTACGGCGAGCGCCGACAGCTTTGACGAAAACAAGAAGATCGAGTTCAAGGACGGCTGCACCCTGACCATCGAGCCGAAAAAAGCAGATATAAAGATCAGCAAAGGGAGTGGGTCTCCGCTGATTACGAACCGTAAGGACGGCACCTTTGTAAATAATTACAAGGTGACGGTGGAGACCACCAACGGCACCAAAGACCCGGTGATCCTTACGGATACCCTGAACACGAATAGGAATGGCGAAAACCGTAGCGACTACCTGAAGGGCGGCAAATATCTGGTAGACTCCTTTAAACTTTACAAGGTGGATGCTTCGGGCACAAAAACGGAGATTGACGTCCCTAAGCATGAACTGAAAACCGACGGCAACGGCAACCCCCAGGTGGTCCTTGCTCCGCTGCCTGCATTGGAGGCCGGAGAGAAGTACATCTGGAACTACGACGTTCAGCGGAACTATGCGGACTTTGACGAAATGCCCGGCGGCGTCGCTATCATCAACAACACGGCGAAAGCCGAGGCAGGGCTCAATGTAAAATATGGGGCTGACGCATGGTACACATGTAAAACCCAGCGTATTGAGAAGAAGGGCCAGTACGACCCCAAAACAGGCCACATCCAGTGGACGATCACTGTAAAGGTACCCCATTCTTTCCTGGGATCCTATCTCCTGCAGGGCTGCAAGATCACAGATGACTTGCCAGATAGTGTGAAAATCGTAGGGGATGTAAAGGTAGGCAACGATACGATATCGGCAGAGAATTTTCTGCAAAACGGTTATACCATCCCGGCGGATTTCACGGGGACGGAGCTGACCATCACCTTTGAGACCACCACCCCCATCGGCGGCGGCTCGGTGACCAACACGGCACAGATCCTGACCAAGAGCGAACATATCTTTGAGGACTCGGCTACCGTGAACATCGGGCAGGGGGCTTGGACCCTGAGCAAGGAGCTGTCCAGCAGCAGCAAGGGCCTGGCCAAATGGGATATCTCTGCCGCCAATGCAGCTGGCGAAAGCAGCTTTACCCTGGTGGAGACCCTCCAGGACGCTGTGAACGAAAGCGGCCAGACCCAGCTGAACACCCACTACGCCTACGCCGCAGAGCTGGAGAAGGCTTTGGAAAACGGCCTGACCCTGACCCTCCACGACGGTGGCACCATGAACTATGCTGATGCTAAGGCCGCCGGGGTCATTGCCGTCACCTACTACAGCGGTGCCGACGGCACCGGCAGCACGGTGACTGCCAACGACCCCTCCACCTGGGTGCGGAGCTTTACCATCCAGATAAACAAGGCAGATGACAACCCGGTGCGGCGTGTGGAGGTAAAGGACCTCCCTACCCACGAGGATCAGAGCAATGTGCCCACCGGAGAGAAATGGACCTACAAAAACCGTGTCAGCGTGCAAGGCAGCTCTCAGAGTGCTACGGCAGAGGACACCTACCACAGTTACAAGAGCTTTGAAAAACGGGTGTCGGCGAACAGCGATCAGGACGAATCTGGTTACCAAAGCGGAGACCAGACCTACCAGTACAGTAAACTCGACGGCAAAAACCTCCACTATCAGCTGGTGGTGCAGACCGCTGCCGAGGATGATGCCGACATCATCATCACCGATACCCTGCCGGAAAACACCGAGTTCAAGACCGACTGGGTAACGATCGGCATGGACGAAGGGGCCCCGGATAAGGCTGACAAGTTGGAAGGGGCCAATGCCACTGTAGCCTACGAGGAAGCCACCCGGAAGCTGACCATTACCATCCGCGACTACAACCTGAGCAAGAACAAACAACACAAGTTCCGCATTCTGTACAAGGTGAGCGTGGACGACGATCCCCGCTGGAAGAACCCCTCGGTGGGCCAGGTGATCTACACCAACACGGCCCAGTGGGGCGAGCTGACTGAGACCCTCCACACCACGGTGGAAAAGACTGTGGACCCCCTGAAAAAGACCGGACAGCTGGTGGATGGCAAAACCGACCGCATCGAGTACCAGGTGGTGGTGAACCCGGCCCGGAAGGACCTGTCGGTGGAAGCCAACAAGGCCCCGACCATTGAGCTGTGGGACGACGTAAAGGCCCAGAACGGTGCCATTGTCCGGGGAGACCCGGAGTCTGTAAAGCTGTATTACTTCCAGTATGACGAAGCCACCAACACCGTGACCCGAGGGAAAGAAGTGCCTCGCAGCCTGTACCAGGTGCTGCCGGCAGATGACGAGGGTTGGCTCCACATGGTGATCCCCAACCAGACCGCCATGATCCTGGTGTACCAATGTGATGTAAAGCAGGGCAGTGCTGCTGAGGATTACAACGTGGACAATACCGTCAAGCTGGGCAATGGGGACTCCACCGAATCGGATTCCATCAAGTTTACCTATGCATCTGCCGCCACAGCCTCCACCGGACAGTTCCTGCTCCACAAGGTGGACGATTACTCCGGCGTGGCATTGCAGGGAGCAGAGTTTACCATCTGGCAGTATGATCTGCAAATCAAGGACTGGCAGCCCTGGAGCGGCGGCGTAAATGGCGTCATCACCACCGACGAAAAGGGCCAGGTGAGCCTGACGGTGCTGGAAAACGGCGGGCCCCAGACTCTGAAGCCGGACGTGCTGTATAAGATCGTGGAGACCAAAGCACCCCAGAACTACCAGGGGGACGATACCCCCCACTATGTGCTGTTCCACAAGAGCAGCGAGACCCCCCAGACGGCCTTTGATACCGCTACGGGCAAGGAGACGGTGATAGACGAGGGAAAGCCCATCCTGTTCACGGACGTCCAGGTGGGCAATGCCGCCCAGACCACCACGGCCCGGTATACCAACCGCTACAGCAACCTGACCGTCAGCAAGCTCTGGCTGGATGCCGACACCCGCCAGCCGGTGGAACCGGCGGTGAACAGCATCCGCATCAAGGTCTGGCAGTACACCGACAATGCCGAGAAAAAAACGTTGTTTGCCGAAGCCGACCTGACCGCAGATAACGACTGGACCTGGTCCGAGTCGGGGGACAAGCTGCCCCTGACGGACAAGGAGAGCGGCAAGGCGTACCACTACCTGGTGGAGGAAACGACCACCGGCAACTGGAACGTGTACATCTCCAACAACGGCGTGCAGACCGGCAATATCACGGTGCAGAACTACGTTTACACCGGCTACGAGCTGCCGTCCACCGGCGGCATGGGCACGGCACCCTTCGGGGTGCTGGGCGGCGCACTGGCCGCTGCAGCAGCCCTGCTGCTGGCCCGCAAACGGAAACAAAACAAGGAGGAGTGA
- a CDS encoding MarR family transcriptional regulator: MSEESTLSFRGLCRYIHRLSKASKAGMKAALADCPKRHFPMLEGLLGCIRLHGQDGAVYISDLVQELHQPLPAISRTVRQMEQDGLVERFADPADRRKTLVRFTPKGYEACRQCEAALGDYFSSVMARLEPEQLAQMEALRGALMEAILAENAARTTKPKGEPNHDKDL, from the coding sequence GTGTCTGAGGAATCCACGTTGAGTTTCCGTGGGCTTTGCCGCTACATCCACCGGCTGAGCAAAGCATCCAAGGCCGGCATGAAGGCCGCTCTGGCCGACTGCCCCAAGCGCCACTTCCCCATGCTGGAAGGCCTGCTGGGCTGCATTCGGCTCCATGGACAGGACGGTGCCGTTTATATCTCCGATCTTGTTCAGGAGCTTCATCAACCGCTTCCTGCCATTTCCCGCACGGTGCGGCAGATGGAGCAGGACGGCCTTGTGGAACGCTTTGCCGACCCTGCCGACCGCCGCAAGACGCTGGTGCGTTTCACGCCCAAGGGGTACGAGGCCTGCCGACAGTGCGAGGCTGCTCTTGGGGACTACTTTTCCAGTGTCATGGCCCGGCTGGAGCCGGAACAGCTGGCCCAGATGGAAGCGCTGCGCGGCGCGCTGATGGAAGCCATTCTTGCGGAAAATGCTGCGCGTACCACCAAACCGAAGGGAGAACCAAACCATGACAAAGATCTTTAA
- a CDS encoding peptidase, giving the protein MEQAIQHGADIIIRDWVRLRAGERILIVSSQKYAVEVAAMQQAAQAVGSVADVLMLDDLHEQVGQYFDDREDAFDPYNAVIGAAEYSLITTRAVKRVIARRNRFLSLPLSTSNGQSLLSYDFLNMSLPKSRIMASIIMACYQNARHIHVTTELGTNLDFNIEGRVPGFFNGCCHDGKGLSSASVEVYVAPVESDTNGTLILDGSMGYIGIVDSPVRVELRGGRIVEIEDNASGRRLKQFLARFHDPENMVVAAEFGIGLNTHSRCAGNCYIEDESTYGTFHIGFGRNIALGGVQDASGHYDLVTHAPCIYVDNRMIMDHGQLTVLEPSIYI; this is encoded by the coding sequence ATGGAACAAGCAATTCAGCACGGAGCCGATATCATTATTCGCGACTGGGTCCGGCTCCGTGCAGGCGAACGCATCTTGATCGTATCCAGCCAGAAGTATGCTGTCGAGGTGGCGGCCATGCAGCAAGCCGCACAGGCGGTGGGCAGCGTGGCGGATGTGTTGATGCTGGACGACCTGCACGAGCAGGTGGGCCAGTATTTCGATGACCGCGAGGACGCCTTTGACCCCTACAACGCCGTGATCGGTGCTGCCGAGTATTCCCTCATCACCACACGGGCCGTCAAGCGGGTCATCGCCCGCCGCAACCGTTTTTTGTCGCTGCCGCTGAGCACCAGCAATGGGCAGTCCCTGTTGAGCTACGACTTCCTGAACATGAGCCTGCCCAAAAGCAGGATCATGGCCAGCATCATCATGGCCTGCTACCAGAACGCCAGACACATCCATGTGACCACGGAGCTTGGCACGAACCTGGATTTCAACATCGAGGGGCGTGTGCCCGGCTTCTTCAACGGCTGCTGCCACGACGGCAAGGGCCTTTCCTCTGCCAGCGTGGAAGTGTATGTGGCACCGGTGGAGAGCGACACCAACGGCACCCTGATCCTGGACGGCTCCATGGGCTATATCGGCATCGTGGACAGCCCCGTGCGGGTGGAGCTGCGCGGCGGCCGCATCGTGGAGATCGAGGACAATGCCAGCGGCAGGCGGCTCAAGCAGTTTCTGGCCCGCTTCCACGACCCGGAAAACATGGTGGTGGCGGCGGAGTTTGGCATCGGGCTCAACACCCACTCCCGCTGTGCAGGCAACTGCTACATCGAGGACGAATCCACCTATGGCACCTTCCATATCGGGTTCGGGCGCAACATTGCGCTGGGCGGTGTGCAGGATGCTTCCGGCCATTACGATCTGGTCACCCACGCTCCCTGCATCTATGTGGACAACCGCATGATCATGGATCACGGACAGCTCACCGTTCTGGAGCCGTCCATTTATATCTGA